In Flavobacteriales bacterium, the DNA window TGGTAATTTAATTGTTACTATACCTGTGCAATTAATAAAAAAATAATGACTTCACAAAGGAAACGTATGCTAAAAGAGAAGGGTTTCACGATAGATAAATTACTTTCAAATAATATTTAAAAAAGCACGATTGCAGGAAGTTAAAACATACGTCGAAATTATTTTACCCATTGCGGTAAAAGGGACCTTTAGATACGAGGTGCCAACTCATTTAATCGACAAAGTGGAAGTGGGGAAGAGGGTTGTTGTTCCGTTTGGAAGTAAACGAAGTTATTGTGGGGTCATCTTTGAAATTCACAATACTAGCCCTGTTGGATTCAATGTGAAAAATGTAGACGGAATACTTGATGATTATCCTATAATAGATAAAATTCATCTGGAATATTGGTTTTGGATATCGAGTTATTATCTGTGCGGTTTAGGAGAGGTGCTAAATGCCGCTCTGCCTTCTGGGTTGAAAATTGATTATTCAGATCGTATAGTTATAAATGAAGAACATACAGTAGATAAGAAAATATTAACCGACAATGAATACTTAGCCCTTGATGCGCTTGAAATCCATAAAACATTAAAAATCGAGGACTTAGCAGGAGTTATTGGAACGAGTGAAGTTCCGTTTGTTGTAAGTTCTTTGATTGAGAAAAATGCTATTTGTAAAGAAAGGTTGATTTCTGAAAGATATTCCCCGAAGCTTAAAAAGTATGTTGAGTTGGAAAATGTTCAAATTTCAGATGTTGATTTAAATATAATAATTGATAAACTAGGAATGGCACCAAAACAAGTTAAGGCGTTACGCTCATATCTTAATTTAAGTTCGTTTAATACTGCATCTGTAAAAGAGGTTTCCATCGATATGCTTACAAGCGATGCAGGGGTATCTGGTGCTACTGTTAGTGAATTAGTGAAAAAGAATATTTTAAGAGTTTATAACAAAAGGATTGATCGAATTATCGATTATAAAGGAGAAAAAGAGTCTTTGGAAGAATTAAGTATTTCTCAAGGATGTGCTTACAAAGATATAAAACAAGCTTTTTCTAAGTTTCAAACCGTTTTACTACATGGTGTAACATCTTCTGGGAAAACGGAGATTTACCTTAAATTGATAGGGGATACTCTTAATCAGGGTAAACAAGTTCTTTATTTAGTGCCTGAAATTGGACTGACAACACAATTAACAAGTAGAATATCGAAGTGCTTTGGTGGAAACTTAGGAGTTTATCATTCGAAATTTAATGCAAATGAAAAGGTTGAAATTTGGAATAAAGTTAGGATGGAGGAAGATTCTCATTCTATTGTAATAGGAGCGAGGTCGGCCATGTTTTTGCCCTTTAATAATCTGGGGTTAATAATTATAGATGAAGAGCATGAATCATCCTATAAACAAAATGAGCCCTCGCCAAGATATCATGGGAGAGATGCCTCTATTAAACTAGCTTCTTTATTGGGAGCTAAAGTTTTATTAGGTAGCGCTACTCCCTCTATTGAAACCTATTATAAAGCGAAAGAAAACAAGTATGGTTTTGTTGAATTAAAAACAAGGTTTGGTAATGTTGAGTTACCCGAAATTATTACTGTTGATCTTAAGAGAGAACACAAAAGGAAGTCGATGAAAGGACATCTATCGCTTCAATTATATAATGGGATTAAAGAGGCTTTAGAGAATAAAGAACAAATAATGCTTTTTCAAAACAGGAGGGGATATTCACCTTATTTACTTTGTTCTTCATGTGGAGAAGCAACTCGATGCGTTAATTGTGATGTGAGTCTTACCTATCACAAATCGAGCAACCAACTTAAATGTCACTATTGCGGTTATCAGGAAGTATCGGCCTCAACCTGCAAGAGTTGTGGCGTATCGGATCTTCGATTAGAAGGGGCCGGAACAGAGCAAATAGAAGAAGAACTTGAAATACTATTTCCAGGGACTACTGTGGCTAGGATGGATATGGATACAACCTCTAAGAAGAATGCATTTAATAAGATAATTGATGATTTTGAAAATGGGTCTGTAGGTATCCTTGTTGGTACTCAGATGATTAGTAAAGGGTTTGATTTTAAAAACGTTTCACTGGTTGGTGTAATCAATTCTGATAATATGTTGAATTTTCCAGATTTCAGGGCGTTTGAAAGAACATTTCAGTTAATGTCTCAATTTAGTGGAAGGGCAGGCAGAAGACAGAAAAGAGGGCGAGTGTTTTTGCAAACGTTTAACCCAGAACATGAAGTTATTCAGTATATAGTAGGGCATAATTACATTGGCTTGTACCAGGCCGAAATAACTGAACGTAATGCATTTAAGTATCCTCCCTTTACAAGGTTAATTAGGTTAATCGTTAAAAATAAAAATGAAATTACAGCACAACGCATTGCGAAAAAATGTGGTGACGAGTTAAGGCTGATTTTTGGTTCTCGAATTCTAGGCCCTGAAGTGCCGCTAATGTCAAAAGTGAGAGGGTATTACGTTCGAGAAATTCTGATAAAATTAGAATTGAAATCGTCGGTTATTCATGTTAAAAGTGAAATTCTAGAAGTTGTAAGTAAATTAAAGTCACAAAAAGGGGTGGCTTCAAGTAGAATAATTATTGAT includes these proteins:
- the priA gene encoding primosomal protein N' → MQEVKTYVEIILPIAVKGTFRYEVPTHLIDKVEVGKRVVVPFGSKRSYCGVIFEIHNTSPVGFNVKNVDGILDDYPIIDKIHLEYWFWISSYYLCGLGEVLNAALPSGLKIDYSDRIVINEEHTVDKKILTDNEYLALDALEIHKTLKIEDLAGVIGTSEVPFVVSSLIEKNAICKERLISERYSPKLKKYVELENVQISDVDLNIIIDKLGMAPKQVKALRSYLNLSSFNTASVKEVSIDMLTSDAGVSGATVSELVKKNILRVYNKRIDRIIDYKGEKESLEELSISQGCAYKDIKQAFSKFQTVLLHGVTSSGKTEIYLKLIGDTLNQGKQVLYLVPEIGLTTQLTSRISKCFGGNLGVYHSKFNANEKVEIWNKVRMEEDSHSIVIGARSAMFLPFNNLGLIIIDEEHESSYKQNEPSPRYHGRDASIKLASLLGAKVLLGSATPSIETYYKAKENKYGFVELKTRFGNVELPEIITVDLKREHKRKSMKGHLSLQLYNGIKEALENKEQIMLFQNRRGYSPYLLCSSCGEATRCVNCDVSLTYHKSSNQLKCHYCGYQEVSASTCKSCGVSDLRLEGAGTEQIEEELEILFPGTTVARMDMDTTSKKNAFNKIIDDFENGSVGILVGTQMISKGFDFKNVSLVGVINSDNMLNFPDFRAFERTFQLMSQFSGRAGRRQKRGRVFLQTFNPEHEVIQYIVGHNYIGLYQAEITERNAFKYPPFTRLIRLIVKNKNEITAQRIAKKCGDELRLIFGSRILGPEVPLMSKVRGYYVREILIKLELKSSVIHVKSEILEVVSKLKSQKGVASSRIIIDVDPV